A region from the Drosophila bipectinata strain 14024-0381.07 chromosome 3R, DbipHiC1v2, whole genome shotgun sequence genome encodes:
- the Rtnl2 gene encoding reticulon-3, with amino-acid sequence MISKDPKPAENSNQLLDFVKNLVLWRNYRESIVVFTGILVILLDVVAHSIISVVSMAGITVLLASIGTRCIGILMRSWRKDVGQNQPYRLYWQPNLNIPREEVMRLAGIGVDRFNATINHLLELFVVENWERSLKFLAVMCGLNLLGDCFNGLTLLIFGHVLLFTLPKLYEWYKPNIDIQIQKFQKSKMESAAEPKPENGETLQGEEIISYENKESTDGPMLYKVCDNAELFELLEEEHSKGCRCRDCEHQDLPIEAH; translated from the exons ATGATTTCCAAAGATCCGAAACCGGCTGAGAACTCCAACCAATTGTTGGACTTCGTCAAGAATTTGGTCCTTTGGCGCAATTATCGCGAGTCAATTGTGGTATTCACCGGCATCCTGGTGATTCTCCTGGACGTCGTGGCGCACTCGATAATCAGCGTGGTGAGCATGGCGGGGATCACAGTGCTTCTGGCAAGCATTGGCACCCGCTGCATTGGGATACTTATGCGATCTTGGCGAAAGGATGTGGGCCAGAATCAGCCCTATCGCCTGTACTGGCAGCCAAACTTAAACATTCCTAGGGAGGAGGTGATGCGTTTAGCCGGGATTGGCGTGGATCGTTTTAACGCGACCATAAATCATCTATTGGAATTGTTTGTGGTTGAGAACTGGGAGAGATCCTTAAAGTTTTTGGCCGTAATGTGCGGCCTTAATTTGCTGGGCGATTGTTTTAATGGCTTGACATTGTTAATTTTCG gacaCGTGTTGCTTTTTACCCTTCCTAAACTTTACGAATGGTACAAGCCAAATATCGATATTCAGATCCAAAAATTTCAGAAATCCAAGATGGAAAGTGCTGCGGAACCCAAACCTGAGAATGGTGAGACTCTTCAAGGGGAAGAGATCATTTCATATGAAAACAAGGAGTCCACCGATGGGCCTATGCTATATAAGGTATGCGATAATGCCGAACTTTTCGAACTGCTGGAGGAAGAGCACAGCAAGGGATGTCGATGCCGTGACTGTGAGCATCAGGACTTGCCCATCGAGGCCcactaa